Proteins from one Catenuloplanes atrovinosus genomic window:
- a CDS encoding Flp family type IVb pilin: MIPIRSDRGASAVEYGLLAALIAVVIIGAVTLVGGNLAGTFHQVTTPLSPTP; the protein is encoded by the coding sequence ATGATCCCGATCCGTTCCGACCGTGGCGCCAGCGCCGTCGAGTACGGCCTGCTGGCGGCGCTGATCGCCGTAGTGATCATCGGCGCGGTGACGCTGGTCGGCGGCAACCTGGCCGGCACGTTCCACCAGGTGACGACGCCGCTGTCGCCGACGCCGTGA
- a CDS encoding ABC transporter permease, translating into MTAVPLVRDTGIVFVRELKPMIRDPFSVVFGLVQPLVFLALFGPLLAGSVGAAGPVTSGGSVWQWFVPSILVMTALFGTSAVGSNLLYEFQTGAHERMMVTPLSRSSLLIGRSLKEMVPLAGQAVLIVAVMVPFGFALHPAGALLGMLLLAVFGVGLGSLSYALAIAVRKNEWMFWLVQQTLLFPLMILSGMLLPLESGPAWMRAAAAANPLAYVVDAERALFAGDVGSTAALWGAVAAGATAAIGLFVGIRAMLRSAD; encoded by the coding sequence ATGACCGCCGTGCCCCTGGTTCGTGACACCGGGATCGTGTTCGTGCGTGAGCTGAAGCCGATGATCCGGGACCCGTTCTCCGTGGTGTTCGGGCTGGTCCAGCCGCTGGTGTTCCTGGCGCTGTTCGGGCCGCTGCTGGCCGGCTCGGTCGGCGCGGCCGGGCCGGTCACCTCGGGCGGCTCGGTGTGGCAGTGGTTCGTACCGTCGATCCTGGTCATGACCGCGCTGTTCGGCACGTCAGCGGTCGGGTCGAACCTGCTCTACGAGTTTCAGACCGGCGCGCACGAGCGGATGATGGTCACGCCGCTGTCCCGGTCGTCGCTGCTGATCGGGCGGTCGTTGAAGGAGATGGTGCCGCTCGCCGGGCAGGCGGTCCTGATCGTGGCCGTGATGGTCCCGTTCGGCTTCGCGCTGCACCCGGCCGGCGCGCTGCTCGGCATGCTGCTGCTGGCCGTCTTCGGCGTCGGGCTGGGCTCGCTGAGCTATGCGCTGGCCATCGCGGTACGCAAGAACGAGTGGATGTTCTGGCTGGTCCAGCAGACGCTGCTGTTCCCCCTGATGATCCTCTCCGGCATGCTGCTGCCGCTGGAGTCCGGCCCGGCCTGGATGCGCGCCGCCGCCGCGGCGAACCCGCTCGCCTACGTGGTGGACGCGGAACGCGCGCTGTTCGCCGGCGACGTCGGGAGCACGGCCGCGCTGTGGGGCGCCGTGGCCGCGGGTGCGACGGCCGCGATCGGCCTGTTCGTCGGCATCCGCGCGATGCTGCGGTCCGCGGACTAA
- a CDS encoding ATP-binding cassette domain-containing protein → MIRTRDLTKDFGPVHAVRGITLDIEPGELVAVLGPNGAGKTTTMRMLTTLIAPTSGSAEVAGHDVRRAPGEVRRRIGYVGQGNGAGHQHRVTDELHSQAAIYGLRRAAARARVAALADALDLGDLLRRKVSELSGGQRRRLDVAMGLVHAPKLLFLDEPSTGLDPQNRANLWEHILRMRAEHDMTIVLTTHYLDEADSMAERVVIVDHGEVIADDTAAALKTRLAGDRVSFGCAAPSDLAALVSQAPGAADVTVTGTDVSARVADGPAAVAEVLRAAFEKGLTVAGAQTFRPTLDDVFLSLTGRSLREENAK, encoded by the coding sequence ATGATCAGAACGAGGGACCTGACCAAGGACTTCGGGCCGGTGCACGCGGTCCGGGGCATCACGCTGGATATCGAGCCGGGTGAGCTGGTGGCCGTGCTCGGGCCGAACGGCGCCGGGAAGACCACCACCATGCGCATGCTGACCACGCTGATCGCGCCGACGTCCGGCAGCGCGGAGGTGGCCGGCCACGACGTGCGGCGCGCACCCGGCGAGGTGCGGCGGCGCATCGGGTACGTCGGGCAGGGCAACGGCGCCGGACACCAGCACCGGGTGACGGACGAACTGCACAGCCAGGCCGCGATCTACGGGCTGAGGCGCGCCGCGGCCCGCGCCCGGGTGGCCGCGCTGGCCGACGCGCTCGACCTGGGCGACCTGCTGCGGCGCAAGGTGTCCGAGCTGTCCGGCGGGCAGCGGCGGCGGCTGGACGTGGCGATGGGCCTGGTGCACGCGCCGAAGCTGCTGTTCCTGGACGAGCCGTCCACCGGGCTGGACCCGCAGAACCGGGCCAACCTGTGGGAGCACATCCTGCGCATGCGGGCCGAGCACGACATGACGATCGTGCTGACCACGCACTACCTGGACGAGGCGGACTCGATGGCGGAACGGGTGGTGATCGTGGACCACGGCGAGGTGATCGCGGACGACACCGCCGCCGCGCTGAAGACCCGGCTGGCCGGTGACCGCGTCTCGTTCGGCTGCGCGGCACCGTCCGACCTCGCCGCGCTGGTGTCGCAGGCGCCGGGCGCGGCCGACGTGACGGTCACCGGCACCGACGTGTCGGCCCGGGTCGCGGACGGGCCGGCCGCCGTGGCCGAGGTGCTGCGCGCCGCCTTCGAGAAGGGCCTCACGGTCGCGGGCGCGCAGACGTTCCGCCCGACGCTCGACGACGTGTTCCTGTCCCTGACCGGCCGCAGCCTGCGTGAGGAGAACGCCAAATGA
- a CDS encoding helix-turn-helix transcriptional regulator, with amino-acid sequence MLETSGRLLKLLSLLQARRDWPGGTLADRLGVSPRTVRRDVDRLRELGYPVRATKGREGGYRLGAGADLPPLLFDADQAVAVAVALQTATTSVDGIEEAALRALATVRQVMPARLRHRVDALEVTSVRRGADRPRVDAGVLLTVGAAVRAREVLRFDYRDEPRRCEPHHLVMWGGRWYLVGWDPDRDDWRTYRVDRISPRTPNGPRFTPRELPAPDVSAYIAERFAAPEMPCTGTAVLHAPAPQIAPWVRSTDLVEPLGDDRCRVTMSSWSWVGLAATMGMFDVPLEITGPPELREAATRLARRYTGGD; translated from the coding sequence ATGCTGGAGACCTCGGGACGGTTGCTGAAACTGCTGTCGCTGCTGCAGGCCCGCCGGGACTGGCCGGGCGGCACGCTCGCGGACCGGCTCGGCGTCAGCCCGCGGACCGTCCGCCGCGACGTGGACCGGCTGCGCGAGCTGGGCTACCCGGTGCGGGCGACGAAGGGCCGGGAGGGCGGCTACCGGCTGGGCGCGGGGGCGGACCTGCCGCCGCTGCTGTTCGACGCGGACCAGGCCGTGGCCGTGGCGGTCGCGCTCCAGACCGCCACCACCAGCGTCGACGGCATCGAGGAGGCGGCGCTGCGCGCGCTCGCCACGGTCCGCCAGGTGATGCCGGCCCGGCTGCGGCACCGGGTGGACGCGCTGGAGGTCACGTCCGTGCGCCGCGGTGCCGACCGGCCGCGGGTGGACGCGGGCGTGCTGCTCACGGTCGGTGCCGCGGTCCGCGCGCGGGAGGTGCTGCGCTTCGACTACCGGGACGAGCCGCGCCGCTGCGAGCCGCACCACCTGGTCATGTGGGGCGGCCGGTGGTACCTGGTCGGCTGGGACCCGGACCGGGACGACTGGCGCACCTACCGGGTGGACCGGATCTCGCCGCGCACGCCGAACGGCCCGCGCTTCACGCCGCGCGAGCTGCCCGCGCCGGACGTCTCCGCCTACATCGCGGAGCGGTTCGCCGCGCCGGAGATGCCGTGCACCGGCACCGCGGTCCTGCACGCGCCCGCACCGCAGATCGCTCCCTGGGTACGGTCGACCGACCTGGTCGAGCCGCTCGGCGACGACCGCTGCCGGGTCACGATGAGCTCCTGGTCCTGGGTGGGCCTGGCCGCGACCATGGGCATGTTCGACGTACCGCTGGAGATCACCGGCCCGCCGGAGCTGCGCGAGGCGGCGACCCGCCTCGCGCGGCGGTACACCGGCGGCGACTAG
- a CDS encoding ATP-binding cassette domain-containing protein yields the protein MYGTCYGGAVTDYGNIEVRGARENNLRNVSVDIPKRRITVFTGVSGSGKSSLVFDTIAAESQRLINETYPAFVQSLMTGYGQPDADSLDNLSAAIVVDQKRMGGNSRSTVGTATDAYTMLRLLFARLGTPPVPHPIALSFNDPAGMCPSCEGLGDVSALDVDQLVDRDRSLNEGALLLPQFAVGQWYWSIFAQSGFFDPDKRLRDYTEQEWEKLLHLPEAKVKLRMPGGSTMNSTYEGLLPKFRRLFLTKDLDSMQPAARAIVERVATRSACPDCGGTRLNEAARACRIAERNIADCAAMEVTDLAEFVRKADDGTVTPLVTALADRLGNLAHIGLGYLSLDRRSATLSGGESQRVKMVRHLGSSLTDITYVFDEPSVGLHPHDIHRLNELLIRLRDKGNTVLVVEHKAAVIEIADHVIDMGPDAGSGGGTVVYQGSLDGLRSSGTHTGEALRRRATLKDAPRAGTGRLRIENATTHNLKNVTVELPTGALTVVTGVAGSGKSSLIRGSLPRLYPDAVFLDQSAIKGSRRSTPATYTGVLDPLRKAFARANGVNAALFSANSAGACPRCGGVGLIYTDLAFMDQVATVCEECAGKRFIPSVLEYTLRGKNIAEVLAMPVAEAVEFVTEKAARPVLAAMVDTGLGYLTLGQSLDTLSGGERQRLRLAIKLASGARTSQLYVLDEPTTGLHLRDVAQLNGLLDRLADAGNTVIVIEHHLDVICRADWIVDLGPGAGHEGGELVFAGPPAALLDEPRSVTGEFLRRHLGC from the coding sequence ATGTACGGTACATGCTACGGTGGTGCCGTGACTGACTACGGGAACATCGAGGTACGCGGCGCCCGGGAGAACAATCTGAGGAACGTCTCCGTCGACATCCCCAAACGGCGGATCACGGTCTTCACCGGCGTCTCCGGATCGGGCAAGTCGTCGCTGGTGTTCGACACCATCGCGGCCGAGTCACAGCGGCTGATCAACGAGACCTACCCGGCGTTCGTGCAGAGCCTGATGACGGGGTACGGGCAGCCCGACGCCGACTCGCTGGACAACCTCTCCGCCGCGATCGTGGTGGACCAGAAGCGGATGGGCGGCAACTCGCGCTCCACCGTCGGCACCGCCACCGATGCGTACACGATGTTGCGCCTGCTCTTCGCGCGCCTGGGCACGCCGCCGGTGCCGCACCCGATCGCGCTGTCGTTCAACGACCCGGCCGGCATGTGCCCGTCCTGCGAAGGGCTCGGCGACGTCTCCGCGCTCGACGTCGATCAGCTGGTGGACCGGGACCGGTCGCTCAACGAGGGCGCGCTGCTGCTGCCGCAGTTCGCGGTCGGGCAGTGGTACTGGAGCATCTTCGCCCAGTCCGGCTTCTTCGACCCGGACAAGCGGCTGCGCGACTACACCGAGCAGGAGTGGGAGAAGCTGCTGCACCTGCCGGAGGCCAAGGTCAAGCTCCGGATGCCGGGCGGCAGCACGATGAACTCGACGTACGAGGGACTGCTGCCCAAGTTCCGCCGGCTGTTCCTGACCAAGGACCTGGACTCGATGCAGCCGGCCGCGCGCGCGATCGTGGAGCGCGTCGCGACCCGGTCCGCGTGCCCGGACTGCGGCGGCACCCGGCTCAACGAGGCGGCCCGCGCCTGCCGGATCGCGGAGCGGAACATCGCGGACTGCGCCGCCATGGAGGTCACCGACCTGGCCGAGTTCGTCCGCAAGGCCGACGACGGCACGGTCACGCCGCTGGTCACCGCGCTGGCGGACCGGCTGGGCAACCTCGCCCACATCGGCCTCGGCTACCTGAGCCTGGACCGGCGCTCGGCCACGCTCTCCGGCGGCGAGTCGCAGCGGGTCAAGATGGTGCGCCACCTCGGGTCCAGCCTGACCGACATCACCTACGTGTTCGACGAGCCGTCGGTGGGCCTGCACCCGCACGACATCCACCGGCTGAACGAACTGCTGATCCGGCTGCGCGACAAGGGCAACACGGTGCTGGTGGTGGAGCACAAGGCCGCGGTGATCGAGATCGCCGACCACGTGATCGACATGGGGCCGGACGCGGGCAGCGGCGGCGGCACCGTGGTCTACCAGGGCTCGCTCGACGGCCTGCGCTCCTCCGGCACGCACACCGGGGAGGCGCTGCGCCGCCGCGCCACGCTGAAGGACGCCCCCCGCGCCGGTACGGGCCGGCTGCGCATCGAGAACGCGACCACGCACAACCTCAAGAACGTCACGGTGGAGCTGCCCACCGGCGCGCTGACCGTGGTCACCGGCGTGGCCGGGTCCGGCAAGAGCTCGCTGATCCGCGGCTCACTCCCCCGGCTGTACCCGGACGCGGTGTTCCTGGACCAGAGCGCGATCAAGGGCTCGCGCCGGTCGACGCCCGCGACCTACACCGGCGTGCTGGACCCGCTGCGCAAGGCGTTCGCCAGGGCCAACGGCGTCAACGCGGCCCTGTTCAGCGCGAACTCGGCCGGTGCCTGCCCGCGCTGCGGCGGCGTCGGCCTGATCTACACGGACCTGGCGTTCATGGACCAGGTCGCCACGGTGTGCGAGGAGTGCGCGGGCAAGCGGTTCATCCCGTCCGTGCTGGAGTACACGCTGCGCGGGAAGAACATCGCCGAGGTGCTGGCGATGCCGGTCGCGGAGGCGGTCGAGTTCGTCACGGAGAAGGCCGCGAGACCGGTCCTGGCCGCGATGGTCGACACCGGGCTCGGCTACCTGACGCTCGGCCAGTCGCTGGACACGCTCTCCGGCGGCGAGCGCCAGCGGCTTCGGCTCGCCATCAAACTGGCCTCGGGAGCCAGGACCTCGCAGCTGTACGTGCTGGACGAGCCCACCACCGGCCTGCACCTGCGGGACGTGGCGCAGCTCAACGGGCTGCTCGACCGGCTGGCCGACGCGGGCAACACGGTGATCGTGATCGAGCACCACCTGGACGTGATCTGCCGCGCGGACTGGATCGTCGACCTCGGCCCGGGCGCCGGCCACGAGGGCGGCGAGCTGGTCTTCGCCGGGCCGCCCGCCGCGCTGCTGGACGAGCCGCGCTCGGTCACCGGCGAGTTCCTCCGCCGGCACCTCGGATGCTAG
- a CDS encoding TetR/AcrR family transcriptional regulator codes for MAVVTRRAPDPARTLALLWGTHRHEGRSGLSVRTIVAAAIEIADAEGLEAAVMRRVAEHLGAGTMSLYTHVPGKAELTALMADTVLGSLYQTEPPGAAGDWRDGVRLIARENWALYERHPWLPAAMDGRELGPNIMRKYELELAPLDGIGLTDVEMDSALTMILVYVEGVWRKRRSLRGTQERTGQSDAEWWQTTGPVLDQVMGGGGQFPLGGRVGTAAGTQHNATLDPVHALEFGLDRIIDGIAALISR; via the coding sequence ATGGCTGTCGTGACCCGCCGCGCCCCGGACCCCGCCCGCACGCTCGCGCTGCTCTGGGGCACGCACCGCCACGAGGGGCGCAGCGGCCTCAGCGTGCGCACGATCGTGGCCGCCGCCATCGAGATCGCGGACGCGGAGGGCCTGGAGGCGGCCGTGATGCGCCGCGTCGCCGAGCACCTCGGCGCCGGCACCATGTCGCTCTACACGCACGTGCCCGGCAAGGCGGAGCTGACCGCGCTGATGGCCGACACCGTGCTCGGCTCGCTGTACCAGACCGAGCCGCCCGGCGCGGCCGGCGACTGGCGGGACGGGGTGCGGCTGATCGCGCGGGAGAACTGGGCGCTGTACGAGCGGCACCCGTGGCTGCCCGCCGCGATGGACGGCCGCGAGCTCGGCCCGAACATCATGCGCAAGTACGAACTGGAGCTGGCGCCGCTGGACGGCATCGGCCTCACCGACGTGGAGATGGACTCCGCGCTCACCATGATCCTGGTCTACGTCGAGGGCGTGTGGCGCAAACGCCGCTCACTGCGCGGCACCCAGGAGCGGACCGGCCAGTCCGACGCGGAGTGGTGGCAGACCACCGGCCCGGTCCTCGACCAGGTGATGGGCGGCGGCGGTCAGTTCCCGCTCGGCGGCCGGGTCGGCACCGCGGCCGGAACGCAGCACAACGCCACGCTCGACCCGGTGCACGCGCTCGAGTTCGGCCTCGACCGCATCATCGACGGGATCGCGGCACTCATCTCCCGTTGA